Proteins encoded by one window of Sphaerodactylus townsendi isolate TG3544 linkage group LG02, MPM_Stown_v2.3, whole genome shotgun sequence:
- the RNF141 gene encoding RING finger protein 141 has protein sequence MKLPFFLNAELKNFIMGQQLSSQTHTVINKLPEKVVKHVSLVRESSFLTYEEFLGRVAELNDVTAKLASGQDKHLLFEVQPDSDSSALWKVAVRIVCTKINKTSGIVEASRIMNLYQFIQLYKDITSQAAGVLSQNTNSEGAAENQSSLSSCQASIWMGRVKQLTDEEECCICMDGRADLILPCAHSFCQKCIDKWSGRHRNCPICRLQVTAANDSWVVSDAPTEEDMATYILNMVDEAGQPHRP, from the exons AtgaagctgcctttcttcctgaaCGCTGAGTTGAAGAATTTTATCATGGGCCAGCAACTCTCAAGCCAGACTCACACAGTTATTAATAAGTTACCAGAAAAAGTAGTCAAACACGTATCTCTGGTTCGAGAAAGTAGCTTCTTGACATATGAAGAATTTTTGGGCAGAGTTGCTGAACTTAATGATGT AACTGCCAAGTTGGCTTCTGGTCAGGACAAGCATTTGTTATTTGAAGTGCAACCAGACTCTGACTCATCTGCACTCTGGAAGGTAGCTGTTCGAATAGTGTGTACTAAA ataAACAAGACAAGTGGCATTGTTGAAGCATCAAGAATCATGAATCTGTATCAGTTCATTCAGCTTTATAAAGATATCACAAGTCAAGCGGCGGGTGTTCTTTCTCAGAACACTAACTCAGAAGGAGCTGCTGAGAATCAGTCATCTCTTTCATCTTGTcaggcaagcatttggatgggaag AGTGAAACAATTGACTGATGAGGAAGAATGCTGCATTTGCATGGATGGACGTGCTGATCTGATCTTACCATGTGCTCATAGCTTTTGCCAGAAATGCATTGATAAATG GAGTGGTCGTCACAGAAATTGCCCTATATGTCGTTTACAGGTGACAGCAGCAAATGATTCCTGGGTGGTGTCAGATGCACCTACAGAAGAAGATATGGCTACCTATATACTCAACATGGTAGATGAGGCCGGCCAACCTCACAGGCCATGA